One Bos taurus isolate L1 Dominette 01449 registration number 42190680 breed Hereford chromosome 4, ARS-UCD2.0, whole genome shotgun sequence genomic window, ATCCACTGACAGCCCTCCCATATGGCTTCTTGAGTATGTGACCAGCCGTTATACACCGCTTTCAACACACAGGATATAAAGGTTTGGTCCAGCAAACACAAGAAAGCAAGACAGTCAGAAAGCCTGACTGTTCTATTAATAATCTATTTATACCAGTTTATTTGGTATGAATGCAGGTTTGTACAAATCATCTATTTCCATTAATATGTTTCTCCACCAGGTGGCAAAGGGACATGGTCCTTTGAGGAATAGAGATGAGCATGCTTAGTATCAGAATCACCCAGGTAACCTTTTGGCAACCTATCACTTCCCAGAATGTGTGATACATATCCTATATCCTCGGGTGGGACGTAAGAGTGTGGGCGGTTCTCTTCTCCAATACGTGAATCATTGCCCAAGCAACTCACAGTTTCTGATGAAAATGAGTCATACATTTTatgaggaaaggagaggaaaaataaTATGGAACTCACTGCCCTCACACTTGTGGAAAGTTAAGCTGTGCAAGTTAACTtgtaatttataaatttactccATAATTTTACCTGCAGTTTCATAATTAAGAAAGTTAAAGGCTTCCAATCTTAAAATCTTCACATAGCCATTAGGggaaatttatttccttattcaAAGACCTTAAAATCCTTTGTGAGCAAAATATAAGTAAACTATTCATTAAGAGTCATATGGCTCCAGAGCAGTCTCATGAATCACAAAGTAGAAAGGGGAATAAACACCATTCCTCAGAATtctatgtttttcattttctagtgCTATCTAGGCTGACTATAGTCTGTACATCACCCCAGAGACTCAAAAGAAGGATATATTTAAGTGTAATCCTGATGTTGGTTAACCCCAGTCTTCCTTGGTTCCCTGAGAAGACGCAGTTCCTGTGAGTCCTGTGTTAATATAATTGATCCTTCCTCTTCCTACTGACAAGTATTACGGTCACGGTTTTTATATACTTACTGTTCTCCTCTTCACTCTTTGCCTTGGCAGCctccaactgttgcttctcatAAATGTCCTTGAGATTCTTACAGATTTTTTTATGGGCAAACCAGTGTGTTTTCTGGCAGGTCTGATCACAATATATTACCTGAAGGCAATTGTAGGTTTATTTTCAAGAGGTGTAGTCACATGGTTTTTCAATTACAACATTAAATCAAGTACTGTGCTGTAAAAATATTAACTTGACatggcatccctggtggctcagatggtaaagaatatgcctggaaTGTAGGAAACCCGGGActcatccctgggttgagaagatcccatggagaaggaaatggcaacccactccagtattcttgcctggagaatgtcatggacagaggagcctggcgggcaatgGGCTCACAaagcatcggacatgactaagtgactaactcCCAATgtgctttattttaaaaccatGATGTATGAATGTGTATTGTTTACCTTTGCAATTTTTAGCTTACACTTTTAAACAACAATGGATATATAACACATGGTCTACCAAAGACTCTAACATATGATTTATTTAAGAGACTTCTGTGTACCAGAATTGATATGGTACAAGGACAAAGAAAATACAATTGTTGTCCCAGAGGAAGCTGGAGCAGGATGGGGCAGCACGGATGGAGGCTAATAATTAACAACATGATTTATATCCTAGAACAGGACGTCACAGCAATGGGAACACAGAGGAAGCAATGACTCACTCTAAATAGAAGGAGTCAGTAGacagagaaacaggaaagaagCATTCCAAGTGGATGGAATAACTTGTACAAAAATGTAGGAATAGGAAAGTGAATGCTGTGTTTAGGACAGCAATACATTTGTGTAAATAGAGCttagatttttataaaattatatgccAAGCACTGGGCTAGGATGCTATACATAGAAGGTATTACAGACTATATTACTGGCCCCAGTTCTTCCCTCTTCCCTGCACCCATACATTTTCCCATGTGACTTCAATGTTCTTTTCTCTGAAGGGGAGGAGAATTAACTTTAAATATAACCATGCAACTTGTTTTGGCCAGAGAAATGAGACAGCATGGCAATTTCAAGGCTGGACCTCAAAAGACCTTGTATGTTTCTACTTGCCTACTTATAGCTCTACCATCACCATGAGGACATGTCAACCCTGGCCTGCTGGTCCAAGGAGGATGAGAAACACATGGAACAGATGTGCCCCAGCCAACCACAaacatgaggggaaaaaaagacttgtTTTAAGTAATGAATTTTGGAGTGTTTTTATATGTGGCCATATTTAATCATTATAGATGGTCTCATTTAGTTCTCACAACTCTAGCCCCATTTCacacataaggaaactgaggctcagggaagtaAGTAACTTAAGgtaatgaaactggaaaagaagtttCTAGCAGAACATGACGGGTTACAGAAGAATGTGCTAAAGAATTTCAGCTTTAAAAACAATGGGAAATTAACATGATCTATAGGGTAAAGTGAATGTACAGATGCATGCATGTGGGTAGTATCTGTATGTGAGAAGAATCCATTCAGATATGCTCTTTATAAAGATAATTCTGGCAGAAGTTGCTAGCAGTACAGAAAGCTTAAAGATTGGTGACAGTGAGAAGGGAGTGAGAGCTTTACAAGGAAGAGCTGATGAAGAGAGAGTAGTTGAGTCAACACTGGAAGATTTAAGACTGCATATTTATGAACTGTTGTAGGTTCTCATATATGCACCAGTCTCAGTCCCCTGTGAATaagttttctcttgttttctcataACAATTAATTCATTCATACTCTCTTTTTTGGGTGTGGTCAGCATAGAAGCTGGGCAACATGTGAGCTGGACAGAAGAGGGAATAGAACTACATGTATCCTATagctctttttcaaaattattttaaaatattagattcAATACTTCATATCTAATATATTagaatttattagaaaaaaatgccAACTATTACATTTATAGAATATTAAAACTCAGTTACCAACTTCGATGAAATCTAAACCAGATGTCAAGGAACTTAACTTCATTCTTACCATTTTGCACACTGAACATCTTTTACttgctcctttttctccacaggtagtgcaaaattcaacatccacaaaACCCACCTGACCAGTGATGGCTTGGGTAAGCACAGAGAATGCAGTGGGATCAGAACCCTAGAGGaagtaagaagagaaaaaaaaaaactctgaaatcACCATGGACAGACTACAGAGAAGACACTttgagaaaaagagacaaaatcaTTAAGGTCATTAAGGCGAGAGACAGCCTGCACAGACTTTACAACACATACACCTTTCTGAGTACACCTTTTTCTGCACCAAGTACATGGCAGGTAAGTCGTGGATCCAGatgttgagaaagaaaaaatttggCTCTATTCtagaataaatgtatttttcaactgGGATTATTCAGTAAGCATACAAAGATTTCAGATATAGGACAGTGAACTTAGAGTGGAATTTCCTTCTAAGAATTAAgacaatatataatacatattctgAGGGACAATTTATAGGATACATCACAAATATTTATCATAATTCTTAAAAGTTTAATGCAACTTAAGTGTTTTAAAGAACTTGTctatttaaaactatttacttGATGTAGATCCACAATTCTAATAGATAAAAATTATCACCTTTATCACTGAAATGCTCCAAACTCTTAAGATTAAAGGGCTATACGTGTGGTTGCATTAGGTTAttaagaaaaaccaaaaatatgaaaattatacaGTTATTGAAAATCAGAGTGGCTTGCTAAAGAGGATTTATGAAATTTCTTAACAGAGGAAATTATAAGGGCAAATATTTATCTGCCTGGGATAATGCTATTAAgatctatttaaatatttatctgccTGGGATAATACTATTAAGATCTACTTAGAGCAATTACAGGGTATGGAGCTATCATACCTATTCACAACAGTTCTTGtttctgagtttttcaaatttgcttctttattcttaactaaaaatgtagaaattttcataatttatatttttatttttatttgcttttcctttctaaGAGCATTTATTTTACCAGTTATACATAACAAATAACCACCTTAGAACACTGTTTTACACGGGACTCATTTCAAAACCACTTTACTCCTCCTGAAAACAATTACGAAGTTTCTTTTTAGTTCAAGAGTTAAGAATTCTCTTTTGGAATGAAGATAATATAACAGTGAGAAAAAAGAGCTAAAATAAAACCTCAGATACTAGTTACAAGTTAATAATTTCATCAGGAATGAATGGCTATGGCAGTTGTGCTGAAATGACAGTGTATCAGATAGTTTGTTCAAAAGTCAGATCCATCTACACTTTCTAAATTAGAGTCTCTAAGGATGTGGTCCATGTACCTGCATTATTACAAGTGATTCTGAAACATACGAAAAGTTTGAGAATTACTGGTACTTAAATGTTTTTACAATTACATGTTcatgttcaaatgttcttttcataAACATGACTGagacagggtttccctggtggtccagtagtacagaaacctgcctgccaatgcaggagacgtgggttcagtccccgggttgggaagatcccagatgcctcggagcaaccaagcccatgcaccacaaacaatgagcctgtgctctagagcccagggccCACACGTGCCGCAGCTACTGAACCCCGCACACCCTACAGCCTGTGTTCCACGACAAGAGAAgacaccacgatgagaagcccgtgcgctGAAACTAGAGTAGCCTCCGTTATCTGCAGAATATCTGCACAGAATGAATGTCTATGGCAGTTGTGCTGAAAAGAGGGTGTGCATCAGAGCTTGTTGAAAATTGCCGCAACTACAGAGAAGCCCTTGCAGCAacgaaaacccagtgcagccaaaaattaaaaataaaaattaagggggaaaaaaaaaatcatgactgAGACATGTTCAAAATCTTCCCCAAGATGGGACTTTTGGAGGAGTCACAAAACAATGATATTCTCACAAATATACCAGaagtaaaactaaaatattttttgctaGAAGTATGGCTATTAATGTGAACTATtgcctcagaaaaaaaaaattgatggtaCAGCAGAGTAACCATGTGAAATCTTTGTCACAGTTGAGTGATAAGAATTCTTTCTTACTATAGAAAACCTTTGTCATCTACTTTGTTAAATATGTATCCTATAAAATCAGAGACCTTAGCTAGCCTTCCAGAAGTTAAAATATACACCTTCAAATGATAAAGCAAAATATCTTTAACAGTCTCATGTTACAATGCTTGAGCAGCATTTCTTAAATAGAGCTATGCCTCACGCTTCCTGCTGAACTCTGTGACAGGCAGAAGCCAGAGTTCCACGACAGGCAGAGGTTTGGGCTCAGACACTAACACTGTCAGGAAATACCACAGGTGATCTTCATGGCAGCCGGCCGCGAGAACCACCATGTCATGGGACAAGGTTAATACTGCTTCAGAGGCTTCTGAACTTGCAGAACACTGGAATCTGTCAGGCAGTCAACAGTGGCTATCTGGCACAACCACAAGCATTGCAGATCAAGTCTTCAagagagcagaagtttttaaagagagaaatgtTTCTAAAATGCCTTAAACAAATATTATCTTGATTACTGGTGACTCAGATCACTAGGATAAACATCAGTCAAACACCATACTAACTACACTGTTCTATGATATAGGGCTAAGATGGATTGTTGAGTCCTACACTGACCtgctttgactttttaaaaagtactctgacctgctatttttagtttttctgttttctcccttAAAGGTACAATGTCAGCTACACTTATTAGTGCTGGATATCACTCAGCAGCCACTGTTAATTGCTTCTCTGATAAGCTTATGCTTTCCAGCTCTAGACcaattttattttgttgcctGCCTGGGACAGGAATATGAGTTTGGAGGAAGAGCATTAGATGCCTCGCAACTGTGAGGTTATTAGCATGTGCATGATAATCCATATGGCTAAAGAATACTGGGTGGGAAAATGGGAAAGGATTTGGGCCCCTAGTTCACTGTACCAGACTGGGTCTGCCTTCCCCTGGGCACATATTTAATATGTGGATTAAGTAAGCTCTGATCTATTTAATTCATAGTTGGCTGGAGTATGATATGCACAGCCAAAACACATTCATAATTGATAAGCTACCCTCATAATATGCTAACTTTAAACTTCCAAAAACTTAAACACCAAATAGCCAAGCGTATTAAAGAGCAAGCGGAAAGAATCTCTATGTGAAATCATGGTGAACTCTCAGAATCAATGCATGAACTTCATGAAATCATCTTGTCTGCTTAGGCCTTTCTTCTTTAATGGCTCTGATTGGATGACATCTTAATATATAAAAGGAGCACCTGGAACTCATTTTTAGTCCTGATTTTTCAGGCTGAGAATGGTACAACAGCctagagaaggcagagaagaacCGACACTGccggaggaaggaaggaaggcatgGATGGTAACAGTGTCAAGATCAGTTTCTTGCCTAATACACAAAGGCTGGTAAGGGATTTCATTGAAATGTATAAAAGCGTAACTGGTATAGATAAGGTCATCTGAAAACTATCCAACAGGGAAGGCAGGGAGTGTCTTTAATACCtcttaaataaatacatgacGGAAGTAAGTAAAGAACAGATAATAGAGTTCAAATTTACTTCCCATAACTGTTAAGtataaatagacttttttttaatgtgtggaaAATTTATAAAATCAGAGGCATTAAGGGAGGATCTAAGAAGCAGGACATACTTTAAGACTGTTTAGCAGGATACACAATGAGCTTTCCTGTAACTCATCCTCTCACGTCCTCCGGACAGGAAACCATCAAGGTAGACATTTAATTCCTACTTCCATCTAGTACGGGATTTTATGCTGGTTTTTCACAAGCTACGTTTGAAAACACATGGGTCTGTATTACGTACTGGATGTGATCCTCCCATTGAGGTTTCACCGAGTCATTAAAAATGTAAGTATTCACTGTAACTATAATATCTATATTCTGATCTAAGGAAATACTGTGTATTAAACCATGAACtatataaatgaaagaagagGACAGAGGGAAAACACATAAACAGAAACAGTGTTAGCAGGCAAATTTATCTCCATGtttgtttctgaaattttccTTAATTATGCCTTTATTAGGTAACTAAATAATGCTAAGGAGAACATGCCTCTAATTGTATAAAATATGGTAATTAGGTTTTACTGATGGAGTTAACCTAGTTAGGAAGAGCCTTACGATTTCGACAGGAGCAATGCTTCGCACCAGCTGCTGCAGGAGAGTAGCTTCACAATAAGGAAATTTTCTGATACTTTCTCGAATGATCTTTTCTTGATATACTGGAAAGCCATCAGAAGCTCGGCCTTTTAACAAGCTGAAAGATAGTTTTAAAAGAGTAACTGGAATTGAATTACCAAGCATTTCCTCCCAGCTGAACACATGAACTTTGAGTAGTTCCTTCCTCGCTccatgggcctccctggtagctcaaagggtaacaaatctgcctgcagtacaggagaccggggtttgatccctgggttgggaagatcccctggaggagggcatggcaacctactccagtattcttgtctggagaattccatgggcagaggagcctggtgggctacagtccatggggttgcagagagtcagacatgagtgagtgaccaacactttcactgttCTTTGCTGCTTAAGATTTTCACTGTGTAGTCACATCATGAGGATTGATTCAATTCAAATTGCTATTCCACTTGCCCATTAGGCCAGGTCTTATCAGGTTTAGGAGCCCAGGGATGTATTTTAAAAGGTGACCCCTGACGTAAAACATACTAGACGTTTATCAGATTAGCTAGTTACTTATTACCATGGCACTTATTTGAACAAAGAATGTAAATGCTGATTAAGTCACACCCTTCTGACTTAGTTCTCTTTTCTTAGTAAAATCATGAGAATCTGACCCTGGACTTGGGCTACCTTCTAGCTGTATGCTTTTACAAATGCTTTTTAACCTCTCCAAACTTCAGATTTCTCAACCCATAATTTAGGATGGCAAAAATGTTGTAAATGGTACAGAATGGAATAGTCAATCTAGTTTTAATAGGGCCCCTGGTTTCTGGCAGATTAAATGTGATCTCAACAATAACAGCTGCtgctaaaatgtttaatttttaaagccaTAATGAGATTTCATATAATAAGACATTATCCATTTGAGTGTATTTTATACATGACATGATAAAAACTGTACCTTTTGATCAGAGTGTCcaatttattttctctgtcttttaagaAGTTAATACATTTCTGAAATATACAGCTGATGTAGTGCATTTTCATAGCCAGTACTTCATTCATGTCTCTTTGCTTCATACATTTCTCACAAATCAAATCCATCACCTTGTAGCATTTATTCAGAGCTGCTTCTTCTGCCAGCAGAGGATTCTCATTTATAAGCATCACAATCTAGAAGAAACCCCAGTGAGCTTAGAAATTCCATGAGAGATTTTTCCATGCTCAATTTAGGCCGTCAGTTTTGATTACCAAATAAAGTCTTTCTCATGGTCACATATTTACTATGTTAATTCAAATAACGCAAATTGCCACTGATCAAGTTGTGAAACTAATAACAGAAGGACATCATGAACTCTCTTGAACTCTGTATCAAAGTTATTGTGTGATTTGTCATCCAGTTAAACTAAGTATTAGTTGGCCACTTGGAATCATGGTTTCTATATCTGTTAAAAGCACTTTTACTCAAGataaaagtgtcagtcactcagctgtgtccgactctttgcaaccccatgaactgtagcccatcaggctcctctgcccatgggattctccaggcaagtactagagtgggtagccatttccttctccagggaatcttcctgaccaagggactgaacctggatctcccatattgcatgcagattctttatggcCTGAGCTAGGGAAGCTCTCTTACTAAAGATAAGCATGGCATATTTGCATACCCTTTATATACAGAAACAAATCACACAGCAATCACTGCTTTTTGCTAACATTACTGAGTGTTAGGATTTCATGGCTAGGAGAACCACAATTCTCATTCATTCTTGTTAATTATAAGGAAATGAGGTTTTTACAGGCGGAAGTCTAAAAATAAAAGGTGTATTGCTTACTAACTACATTTCTCTGTGGAAATTTTCCTAATATACTTCTAATCATTATTATGAATAGAtgaaagaggaaagcaaaaatagctttaaaaaggGGATAATTAAGAGAGTTATCCAATATGATGCATTATGAGTCCTACACTTCCCAAATATGCACAGATTAAGCCCAAATTCAGTGTAAGAAggagtattttcttctttattgattgCATAAGGACACCTGTACAAATCCGTATGACATAACAGTAATGTAAATATGTGGGAAACAGAGGCATAACTGTATTCTCAGAGCAGAAAGTCATTCAGTATTCGTTAACCTACGTGTCACAGTAAAATGTGATTCCAGGTAACCGAAACATTAGGAAACAACAGACGGCAGATTTCATGAATCAGATCCTTGTCTTTAGACAAGGAGCAAGGTAATTGTTAACTTAAGGAAAACCCATGCCCAAGCCTCCTACGTGAAAATTTAACATAAACTAAATGTTCTTGTTAAATTAAAATAAGACTTTTACTTATTTCTGACCCTACTGATACACAGCCCAGTATTTTACTTCAAATATAGCACTCAATAACAAACTAGACTTCATGAAATAAGTATAATCAGAATCCTTATTGATAAATTTGCTGGCAACTTCCCCTACCATTATATAATTCAAAAGTTAACTTGtggcagagaagaaaagaatcattaattatttatatttctcctatCAACTGCCATCATGTGATGCTGTTTGCTCAATATTTTGTATACATTATGAATCAAAGCAGAGGATCTAAACTTGCATGTgagagttcttaaaaaaaaaaacaccccaaataGAACCCAggttaatgattttttttgtttaagaCATTAGactttatttactttataatgTATATCAgtaaactccatggactgtagcctgccaggctcctctgtccatggaattctccaggcaaaaatacttcagtgggttgcaattcccttctccagaggatctcttggacccagggattgaacccagcatattctttaccatctgagccaccagggaagcccaaacacaaTGAAAAATGATACATATCCACAGCTTAACAATGAGCTCATGAAAGCATTTATCATAGCTGCACACAAAAGAAAGAATACTTGAATTAGTTTCCTTCCTTTAGTCTCTGAAGCATTATAAAGGGAAACATTAATAATTACtgaggatgaataaataaattctggGATTAAAAATCATGTTAATAATCAAAAAACGGGATCACTTGCACACGTCTCTCTTCTGATCGCTTACGGACCCTGCTAACTCTACTGTCATTCTTCCTTTTGcctctgcttttctcctttgtaaacGTCTATATCCTGGCCATCAGCACAATTCCCTAAGTGCCTGTTGAAAACAAACATCCTTATTGCTATAGCAGCCACTTAACCTCCTCATAAATGTATCTGTGTTAGGTACACTGTGGCAGAAGGTGCCCTGTTGGATCAAGTGCTGTACTGAGCTTATTTTTAAAGGTCTTTGATTTGACTGGTGGCATTTAGTTACTTTTTTATAATATGCCGTCTGAAGGCCCATGCCAGCTTGAAAAGGggtaaaacaatgaaaatggcCCATAACCAAAGCAACTGGGCAGCATTTAACTAAAGTGTGGATAAAGAAAGGTTTTCAAGCAAATAGACTATATCTACAAAAGGCGAGGTCTGGTCTGAAAGAAGGTACTATAATCATAGAGTAGTCTCTCATAAAACCaagtgctctaaaaaataaaatgtaggctATTTTAGTTTACAATTTGTCTGTTTAAATATACCCCTTAATCTAACTTACGCAAAATATGTGCCTTTAAAGATAATTGCAGATATAATAATTCTTGGGATGTTTAACCCTGAGAGACTAGGTTCTGTGTAAACATCAAAAATTACTCTACAGACCCAATTGTCACAGTAACTGAAATTACTGTCATCTCAAAGGGTGGAAACAGACATAAGACACAGTGAATCAGAAACATACAGAAAACATCTTTAAATCAATCCAACCAAAGATATCCTATAATGcggtggtccccaaccttttttggcaccagggactggttttgtgcaagacaatttttccacagggGAGAAGGCGGTTGGGGAGGAGATAGTTCCAGGATGATTCAAGTGGGTTAcctttattgtgcactttatttccattattattacatcagttctaCCTCAGATtaccaggcattagatcccagatgCTGGGGACCCGGGTCATGCTCGGACTGGAGGGGGAGTGATGAAGGCCTTATAAAACCACACACATTCTCTGCATTGAGAAATGCTGGATGCCTAGGGAAATTCCTGTTTCCCCACCCCAGCCCGCTCCACTCCTAATACAAAGAGTACCACAGAGACACGTCATCATTTCCAACAGTTCTCTCTTTCCTGCATGTGCTGGGAGGGAAAGAAAGACTGAAACAGAAGAGACCAAGTATTTTTCCAACGGTTAAATTCTAAGTCCTATACAATTTCCACGAGAAACACAAACCCCTGCTCCACGGCAGAATTCCTTTTTTGCCCAGCGAGGATCACAAGTGTTGCATCCAGTGGTCCTTCCAAAATGTCGAGTAAAACATctgagttttgaaaaataaaaacagaacagacTGCACTTGTCTGTTGTGTGGGAAAGGATCTGCTACTTTGTCATCTCTCTTGATGGCCCAGAACACTATTAATAACTTGGGGGAAAGGCCACATGAAAGGTATTATTTGATTTG contains:
- the ANKMY2 gene encoding ankyrin repeat and MYND domain-containing protein 2 isoform X2, with translation MTPLMHAAYKGKLDMCKLLLRHGADVNCHQHEHGYTALMFAALSGNKDITWVMLEAGAETDVVNSVGRTAAQMAAFVGQHDCVTIINNFFPREKLDYYTKPQGLDKEPKLPPKLAGPLHKIITTTNLHPVKIVMLINENPLLAEEAALNKCYKVMDLICEKCMKQRDMNEVLAMKMHYISCIFQKCINFLKDRENKLDTLIKSLLKGRASDGFPVYQEKIIRESIRKFPYCEATLLQQLVRSIAPVEIGSDPTAFSVLTQAITGQVGFVDVEFCTTCGEKGASKRCSVCKMVIYCDQTCQKTHWFAHKKICKNLKDIYEKQQLEAAKAKSEEENNSKLDVNSNCVGEERLEEAETRICQKNDNPKDSEEGEKESLQSDAGLEGLQEAAVGPQVSEE